One genomic region from bacterium encodes:
- a CDS encoding methyltransferase — MTLPDGLSRTTEMRGDEIWFGFANGLRIRTDSLANLDSNRVLSLGTPQGALMNHLVHHPETARGKRVLEPFGGSGALGFMALKVGAAHVDFLDINPRACEFQRGNAAENAFGADTFDVIEGDIATFEPEAPYDLLIANPPFVPTPDGIPGTLTSNGGPEGNRFVEILLQRLEALLAPTGRALIYVLQFVVGGKPLVARLIHEQVGNRPVVLTPSQEHLIPLDAWCGSYARLFPDDAAVAQAWHSELALRHGSELSLCHYVIDIGPRSSEATSCVVRHDFAAKFGTAFFVPSDPPEELALGRVFENVRR, encoded by the coding sequence ATGACGCTCCCGGACGGACTGAGCCGGACCACGGAGATGCGCGGCGACGAAATCTGGTTCGGCTTCGCAAACGGGCTTCGGATCAGGACAGATTCCTTGGCCAACCTGGATTCCAATCGCGTCCTCTCACTCGGCACGCCGCAAGGCGCCTTGATGAACCACCTGGTCCACCATCCCGAGACTGCCCGGGGGAAGCGAGTGCTCGAGCCCTTCGGCGGTTCTGGCGCTCTCGGCTTCATGGCGCTCAAAGTCGGTGCAGCGCATGTCGATTTCCTCGACATCAACCCACGGGCTTGCGAATTTCAGCGAGGCAACGCAGCCGAGAACGCGTTCGGCGCGGACACCTTCGACGTGATCGAGGGAGACATCGCCACGTTCGAGCCCGAGGCGCCCTACGACCTGCTGATTGCGAATCCTCCCTTCGTTCCAACCCCGGACGGAATCCCCGGCACCCTCACCTCCAATGGTGGGCCGGAAGGCAACCGCTTCGTTGAAATCCTCCTCCAAAGGTTGGAAGCACTCCTCGCGCCAACCGGCCGGGCGCTCATCTACGTCCTGCAATTCGTGGTTGGCGGAAAACCACTCGTCGCCAGATTGATCCACGAACAGGTGGGGAACCGCCCCGTCGTGCTCACGCCTTCGCAAGAACACCTCATTCCTCTCGACGCCTGGTGCGGTTCCTACGCTCGACTCTTTCCGGACGATGCGGCCGTCGCCCAGGCTTGGCACTCTGAACTGGCGTTGCGCCATGGGTCCGAGCTTTCCCTCTGTCACTATGTCATCGATATCGGACCGCGCTCGAGCGAGGCCACCTCCTGCGTCGTGCGGCACGATTTCGCCGCCAAGTTCGGCACGGCATTCTTCGTCCCCTCGGACCCGCCGGAGGAACTCGCCCTCGGTCGGGTGTTCGAGAACGTCCGCCGGTAG
- a CDS encoding deoxyhypusine synthase family protein: MSRGPVGRFAERHYRHFNSATLVDAARGWEELLARDGKMLVTLAGAMSTAELGISLAELIRQDKVHAISCTGANLEEDIFNLVAHDHYERVPNYRELTRADEQNLLRRKLNRVTDTCIPEEEAMRHIEFAVRGRWEKAAANGERYFPHEYLYDLLRSGELTDAYQIDPAHSWMLAAAEKNLPIVVPGWEDSTLGNIYAANIMNGRMPSAQAMKSGIEYMMMLADWYLETSAESPIGFFQIGGGIAGDFPICVVPMLEQDLKREEIPYWAYFCQISDSTTSYGSYSGAVPNEKITWGKLEPETPSFIIESDATIVAPLIFAHLLGW, from the coding sequence GTGAGCCGAGGGCCGGTCGGGCGCTTCGCCGAGCGCCACTATCGTCACTTCAATTCCGCCACGCTGGTGGATGCCGCGCGCGGTTGGGAAGAGCTGCTCGCTCGCGACGGCAAGATGCTGGTCACGTTGGCGGGCGCCATGAGCACCGCCGAATTGGGGATCTCTCTCGCCGAGTTGATCCGGCAGGACAAGGTTCACGCCATTTCCTGTACCGGGGCAAATCTCGAGGAGGACATCTTCAACCTGGTCGCCCACGATCATTACGAGCGGGTTCCGAACTATCGGGAGCTCACCCGCGCCGACGAGCAGAATCTGCTCCGGCGAAAGTTGAATCGCGTGACCGATACCTGCATCCCCGAAGAGGAGGCCATGCGCCATATCGAGTTCGCGGTTCGGGGCCGCTGGGAGAAGGCGGCTGCCAATGGCGAACGCTACTTCCCTCATGAGTACCTCTACGACCTGTTGCGATCCGGCGAGCTGACGGACGCCTACCAGATCGATCCGGCGCACTCCTGGATGCTGGCCGCCGCGGAGAAGAACCTGCCGATCGTCGTGCCGGGCTGGGAAGACTCGACGCTCGGCAACATCTACGCCGCGAACATCATGAACGGACGGATGCCTTCGGCCCAGGCCATGAAGAGCGGCATCGAATACATGATGATGCTGGCGGATTGGTATCTCGAGACGTCCGCCGAATCGCCGATCGGTTTCTTCCAGATCGGCGGCGGCATCGCCGGCGACTTCCCGATCTGTGTCGTGCCGATGCTCGAACAGGATCTGAAGCGCGAGGAAATCCCCTACTGGGCCTACTTCTGCCAGATCAGTGATTCGACCACGAGTTACGGCTCCTACTCCGGTGCCGTTCCGAACGAGAAGATCACCTGGGGCAAGCTCGAACCCGAGACCCCCAGCTTCATCATCGAATCCGACGCCACCATCGTGGCCCCGTTGATCTTCGCCCATCTCCTGGGCTGGTAG
- the cysE gene encoding serine O-acetyltransferase → MSSNPSLPGDPLWYAIREQAAAEAEREAVLASYLHATILTHTSLESAIAYHLAGKLDGPTVKAMTLREVFDEAFAKAPEIGRAMRADLMAVRERDPACGGALTPLLYFKGFHSLASHRIAHWLWQEGRQFLALFFQSRIAQLFDVDIHPAACIGHGVFIDHGTGIVIGETSVVGNDVSMLQGVTLGGTGKEQGDRHPKIHDAVLIGAGAKVLGNVHVGHGAKIGAGSVVLMDVPPYCTAAGVPAVLHGDCAEAAGFTMDHSLQPSLPFEDDGGVEEDT, encoded by the coding sequence ATGAGCTCGAACCCCAGCCTTCCCGGCGACCCGCTGTGGTACGCCATCCGGGAGCAGGCGGCCGCCGAGGCCGAGCGCGAAGCTGTTCTCGCGAGTTATCTCCACGCCACGATCCTCACCCACACGAGCCTCGAATCGGCCATTGCCTACCACCTGGCGGGCAAGCTCGATGGGCCGACCGTCAAGGCGATGACCCTGCGGGAGGTCTTCGATGAGGCCTTCGCGAAGGCTCCCGAGATCGGCCGCGCGATGCGAGCGGATCTGATGGCCGTGCGCGAACGGGATCCCGCTTGCGGTGGTGCGCTCACGCCACTGCTCTACTTCAAGGGTTTCCACTCGCTGGCTTCTCATCGCATCGCCCATTGGCTCTGGCAGGAAGGCCGCCAATTCCTGGCGCTCTTCTTCCAGAGCCGGATAGCCCAGCTCTTCGACGTGGACATCCATCCGGCTGCGTGCATCGGCCACGGCGTGTTCATCGATCACGGGACGGGCATCGTCATCGGCGAGACATCCGTGGTGGGCAACGACGTGTCGATGCTCCAGGGCGTGACGTTAGGCGGAACGGGCAAGGAGCAGGGCGACCGACATCCGAAGATCCATGACGCGGTACTGATCGGGGCGGGCGCCAAGGTGCTCGGCAACGTCCACGTCGGTCATGGCGCGAAGATCGGTGCCGGAAGCGTGGTGCTGATGGATGTTCCGCCCTATTGCACGGCAGCCGGTGTTCCGGCGGTCCTGCACGGTGATTGTGCCGAAGCCGCCGGGTTTACCATGGATCACAGCCTGCAGCCGAGTCTTCCCTTCGAGGACGATGGCGGAGTGGAAGAAGACACGTGA
- a CDS encoding alpha/beta fold hydrolase, which produces MTAFVLEGEKTERPEELSILGKIRVILTGVRVPRPRNESDPSSLELPFETLYFENDRGIELEAWWIGEDDRSISVILFHGYSSSKASLLPIAEGLAALGARSLLVDFYGSGGSGGNGTTIGVLEANDVVAALRFARSKRPDDSIVLYGVSMGGSAVLRAIALEEAKPDAIVLESPFNRLSATTARRFELMGLPAWPLNELLLFWGGVQSGFDPFDHNPEQYASAVRCPALVLHGALDTRATPAQARRVYDAISSEKTFELFPKAEHEVLVVANRRAWRRTVGTLLDSL; this is translated from the coding sequence ATGACCGCATTCGTCCTGGAGGGCGAAAAGACGGAGCGCCCCGAAGAGCTGTCCATCCTCGGGAAGATCCGGGTGATTCTCACGGGCGTGCGCGTTCCGCGACCTCGAAACGAAAGCGATCCGTCCTCCCTGGAACTGCCGTTCGAGACCCTCTACTTCGAGAATGACCGCGGTATCGAACTCGAAGCGTGGTGGATCGGAGAAGACGACAGATCGATCTCCGTCATCCTCTTTCACGGCTATTCCTCGAGTAAGGCATCGCTGCTGCCAATCGCGGAAGGCCTTGCGGCCCTCGGTGCGCGCTCTCTCCTGGTAGATTTCTACGGATCAGGCGGCTCCGGCGGCAACGGGACGACGATAGGGGTACTGGAGGCAAACGATGTCGTCGCGGCCCTTCGATTCGCCCGGTCGAAAAGGCCGGACGATTCGATCGTTCTATACGGCGTCTCTATGGGCGGCTCAGCTGTTCTGCGTGCAATTGCGCTGGAGGAAGCCAAGCCAGACGCAATCGTACTCGAATCACCCTTCAACCGGTTGTCGGCAACCACCGCTCGCCGCTTCGAGCTCATGGGTTTGCCAGCTTGGCCCCTGAACGAGTTGCTGCTGTTCTGGGGTGGAGTTCAGTCGGGCTTCGACCCGTTCGACCACAACCCCGAACAGTATGCCAGTGCCGTCCGGTGCCCAGCCCTCGTTCTCCACGGTGCCCTCGATACACGCGCAACCCCTGCCCAGGCGCGACGTGTGTACGATGCAATCTCCAGCGAGAAGACATTCGAGCTGTTCCCGAAGGCCGAGCACGAAGTCCTCGTAGTCGCCAACCGCAGGGCGTGGAGAAGAACGGTCGGGACCCTTCTCGATTCGTTGTAG
- a CDS encoding 2-phospho-L-lactate transferase, whose amino-acid sequence MRLVALAGGVGAARFLRGLVQVVEPADLTVIVNTGDDREFYGVHVSPDLDIVTYTLAGRVDPEKGYGLEGDRFSVVDALADLGHETWFRLGDRDLATALHRSLRLREGAGLAEITNEIRCAYGVDVRVLPMTEDPAPTFVELSDGSRVHFEEYLARDGAPDDVSGVDLAAAVAAQPAPGVLEAIHDAKLILICPSNPVVSIGPILATAGMRSAVVESTAPVIGISPIIGGAPVKGPADKLLRGIGVEVSARGVARHYAELMDGIVIDERDAAQRADVEALGMRCEVTETLMRTPEIAASLAQSSLDLGASVRRTK is encoded by the coding sequence ATGCGGCTCGTGGCCCTGGCCGGAGGCGTGGGCGCGGCCCGGTTCTTGCGCGGGCTGGTCCAGGTCGTCGAACCCGCCGACCTCACCGTCATCGTGAACACGGGAGACGATCGCGAGTTCTACGGCGTCCATGTCTCGCCGGATCTCGACATCGTCACCTACACCCTGGCGGGGCGCGTGGACCCTGAAAAGGGCTACGGCCTGGAGGGCGACCGGTTCTCGGTCGTCGATGCCCTTGCCGACCTGGGCCACGAGACCTGGTTCCGGTTGGGGGATCGCGATCTGGCGACCGCCCTTCATCGCAGTCTGCGGTTGCGTGAGGGCGCCGGGCTGGCCGAGATCACGAACGAGATTCGCTGCGCCTACGGCGTCGACGTGCGAGTCCTCCCGATGACGGAGGATCCGGCGCCGACATTCGTCGAGCTCTCGGACGGAAGCCGCGTCCACTTCGAGGAGTACCTGGCGCGAGATGGCGCACCGGATGACGTCTCGGGGGTCGATCTCGCGGCCGCGGTTGCCGCTCAGCCCGCGCCGGGAGTTCTCGAAGCGATCCACGACGCCAAGTTGATCCTGATCTGTCCGAGCAACCCGGTGGTCTCGATCGGGCCGATCCTCGCGACCGCCGGTATGCGCTCCGCCGTCGTCGAAAGCACGGCGCCCGTCATCGGTATCTCACCGATCATCGGCGGCGCGCCGGTCAAGGGGCCCGCTGACAAGCTGCTGCGAGGAATCGGCGTCGAGGTGTCCGCGCGAGGTGTGGCCAGGCACTACGCCGAGTTGATGGACGGAATCGTGATCGACGAACGAGACGCGGCCCAGCGCGCCGACGTGGAAGCTCTGGGAATGCGCTGTGAAGTGACCGAGACGCTGATGCGCACACCCGAGATCGCTGCCTCCCTGGCCCAGAGCTCGCTCGACCTCGGCGCGTCGGTTCGCAGGACGAAATGA
- the gltX gene encoding glutamate--tRNA ligase, producing MSDLVVTRFAPSPTGHLHVGGARTALFNWALARQLGGRFLVRIEDTDQARSSADAVGRILEDLAWLGLAWDEGPDLETANGAIGGNERGVGPFYQSERKAGYDAVIGSLIEHDLAYPAFESPEELDGLRREARAAKQNFRYRRAQEFDREAALQRARDGEPHVVRFRMPEEEIAVEDQILGQIAFGEDQLDDFVIRKRDGFPTYHLAVVVDDEAMGVTHVLRGQEHLGNTPRHVALQRALGYREPVYAHLPVIFNPDGSKMSKRDKDKAARQAVREALAKDETGTRDQLAGAVEPATLDGWIADKKAQLSGSNLASIEERLGLELPGIDVEDFRRAGYLPEVVVNFLALLGWSPGQKDAEGKDVERFTPGELSKKFSLERVGKGNAKFDRAKLLAFSQETLGDQDDAVFQAHWETWCARYAPEILERLQGPARARFAAAMKPRSRTLAEPTAANGPGAFALVEDDAYGFDPKAVGKFLDKGEPSGRQLLPELRELLAGLEPFEPETIEAAVGSVAEARGLGMGKVAQPLRVALTGRAASPALGDTLAILGRESVLRRIDRCVAECPET from the coding sequence ATGAGCGATCTCGTGGTCACCCGTTTCGCGCCCTCGCCGACAGGCCACCTGCATGTCGGTGGCGCGCGGACCGCGCTGTTCAACTGGGCGCTCGCGCGTCAGCTCGGTGGGCGATTCCTGGTGCGGATCGAGGATACGGATCAGGCCCGATCCTCCGCGGATGCCGTCGGCAGGATTCTCGAAGACCTGGCCTGGCTGGGCCTCGCCTGGGACGAGGGCCCGGATCTGGAAACCGCCAACGGGGCGATCGGCGGCAACGAACGTGGCGTCGGGCCCTTCTACCAATCCGAGCGAAAGGCCGGATACGATGCAGTGATCGGTTCGCTCATCGAGCACGATCTCGCCTACCCGGCCTTCGAGAGCCCCGAAGAGCTCGACGGCTTGCGCCGCGAAGCGCGCGCGGCCAAGCAGAACTTCCGCTATCGGCGAGCCCAGGAGTTCGATCGCGAGGCGGCCCTGCAACGCGCCCGGGACGGCGAGCCCCATGTCGTGCGCTTTCGCATGCCGGAAGAGGAAATTGCGGTCGAGGATCAGATTCTCGGCCAGATCGCATTCGGCGAAGATCAACTCGACGATTTCGTGATTCGCAAGCGGGATGGTTTCCCGACCTATCATCTCGCCGTCGTGGTTGATGACGAAGCGATGGGCGTCACCCATGTGCTGCGGGGCCAGGAGCATCTGGGCAATACGCCGCGACACGTTGCCTTGCAGCGGGCCCTCGGCTACCGGGAGCCCGTCTACGCCCATCTGCCTGTCATCTTCAACCCGGACGGTTCGAAGATGTCGAAACGCGACAAGGACAAGGCCGCGCGCCAGGCGGTGCGTGAGGCCCTGGCCAAGGACGAGACCGGAACCCGCGACCAGTTGGCGGGCGCGGTCGAACCCGCCACCCTCGACGGCTGGATCGCGGACAAGAAGGCCCAGCTCTCCGGTAGCAACCTCGCCTCGATCGAAGAGCGGCTGGGGCTCGAGCTGCCCGGCATCGACGTCGAGGATTTCCGGCGCGCCGGGTATCTGCCCGAGGTGGTCGTGAACTTCCTGGCCCTGCTCGGGTGGAGCCCCGGCCAGAAGGATGCGGAGGGCAAGGATGTGGAACGATTCACGCCAGGCGAACTCTCGAAGAAGTTCAGCCTCGAACGGGTGGGCAAGGGAAACGCGAAATTCGATCGGGCCAAACTTCTAGCGTTCAGCCAGGAAACGCTCGGGGACCAGGATGACGCCGTGTTCCAGGCGCATTGGGAAACCTGGTGCGCGCGCTACGCACCGGAGATCCTGGAGCGTCTCCAGGGCCCGGCCCGGGCTCGCTTTGCCGCGGCCATGAAGCCGCGCAGCCGAACCCTCGCCGAGCCGACCGCGGCGAACGGCCCCGGAGCCTTCGCCCTCGTAGAGGACGACGCCTACGGTTTCGACCCCAAAGCGGTGGGGAAATTCCTCGACAAGGGAGAGCCCTCGGGCCGCCAGCTGCTTCCGGAGCTGCGCGAGCTGCTCGCCGGCCTGGAGCCCTTCGAGCCCGAAACCATCGAGGCTGCCGTCGGCTCAGTCGCCGAAGCCCGCGGCCTGGGAATGGGCAAAGTGGCCCAACCCCTGCGCGTCGCTCTCACCGGCCGCGCAGCCAGCCCGGCGCTGGGCGACACCTTGGCCATCCTGGGGCGGGAGAGCGTGCTGAGGCGGATCGACCGCTGCGTGGCGGAGTGCCCCGAAACCTGA
- a CDS encoding YihA family ribosome biogenesis GTP-binding protein: MKIHSAEIVASAVAPDGWPPEDLPEVAVMGRSNVGKSSLLNRMVARRQLARTSSTPGKTRLLHFYEVALSDTRMRLVDLPGYGYAKVSKQERRRWRSMIEDYLGERENLRAAVLLQDVRRDPQEDELDLLAWLAERQVPTVVALTKVDKLKAKEKVKRLRAVEAALPVQADWRVQTSAKTGAGVDRLWQVVLSLL, translated from the coding sequence GTGAAGATCCACTCGGCAGAGATCGTGGCCAGCGCGGTTGCCCCGGATGGCTGGCCGCCCGAGGACTTGCCGGAGGTGGCAGTCATGGGCCGTTCCAACGTAGGCAAGTCGAGCCTGCTGAACCGCATGGTGGCCCGCCGGCAGCTGGCCCGCACCAGCTCGACCCCTGGCAAGACCCGGCTTCTCCACTTCTACGAGGTCGCGCTCTCGGACACGCGCATGCGCCTGGTCGATCTACCGGGCTACGGCTACGCCAAGGTCTCCAAGCAGGAGCGCCGCCGCTGGCGAAGCATGATCGAGGACTATCTGGGAGAGCGGGAGAACCTCCGAGCAGCGGTGTTGCTGCAAGACGTGCGGCGCGACCCCCAGGAGGACGAACTCGATCTGCTGGCCTGGCTGGCAGAGCGGCAGGTTCCGACCGTCGTCGCGCTCACCAAAGTGGACAAGCTGAAGGCCAAGGAGAAGGTCAAAAGGCTCCGGGCGGTCGAGGCAGCCCTGCCGGTACAGGCGGATTGGCGCGTCCAGACCTCGGCCAAGACGGGCGCCGGCGTGGATCGTCTTTGGCAGGTCGTGCTCTCGCTGCTCTAG
- a CDS encoding 2,3-bisphosphoglycerate-independent phosphoglycerate mutase, with protein MGTSEFELKPHRTFPGVAGPVVVCVMDGVGIGRQDASDAVHLARTPQLDGLAASAPGLPLAAHGVAVGMPSDDDMGNSEVGHNAIGAGRVFDQGAKLVQQAIHSGSLFEGESGQVWQGLTERVRQAKSTLHFLGLLSDGNVHSHIHHLFALLRRADQEEVRQVRIHVLLDGRDVPKTSALDYIDALEELLETLNRKADRDYRIASGGGRMLVTMDRYEADWSIVERGWKTHVKADARAFPDARTAVQTFRDESPGIIDQNLPAFVIADHGEPLGPVRDGDAFVLFNFRGDRAIEISRAFDDASLSAFDRGLRPDVAYAGMMEYDGDLHVPGQYLVSPPTIERTLGEYLARNGHMQIAISETQKYGHVTYFWNGNRSGQFDESLETYVEIPSDTLPFEERPWMKAAEITDRLISELRTGRYRHARLNYANGDMVGHTGAYEASIQAVAAVDLQIGRLMPVIAELEGALIVTADHGNADLMFELDKKTGEIKRDENGHPQAKTSHTLNPVPCWIYAPNHELAMRSVPGAGLANLAATVLHLMGFDAPEDYHRSLLE; from the coding sequence ATGGGCACTTCCGAGTTCGAGCTGAAGCCGCATCGGACCTTCCCGGGTGTCGCCGGGCCTGTCGTGGTCTGCGTGATGGATGGTGTGGGGATCGGCCGCCAGGACGCCTCCGATGCCGTCCACCTGGCGCGCACCCCCCAGCTCGATGGGCTGGCGGCCAGCGCTCCGGGGCTGCCGCTCGCCGCGCATGGCGTGGCCGTCGGCATGCCCAGCGACGACGACATGGGCAATAGTGAAGTCGGGCACAACGCCATCGGGGCAGGCCGGGTCTTCGACCAGGGCGCGAAGCTGGTGCAGCAGGCCATCCACTCGGGGAGCCTGTTCGAGGGCGAGAGTGGCCAGGTGTGGCAAGGCCTCACCGAGCGCGTGCGCCAGGCGAAGAGCACCCTCCACTTCCTGGGCCTGCTCTCCGACGGCAACGTGCATAGCCACATCCATCACCTGTTCGCCCTGCTGCGCCGGGCCGACCAGGAAGAAGTCCGACAGGTCCGCATCCACGTGCTGCTCGACGGCCGCGATGTGCCGAAGACCAGCGCCCTCGACTACATCGACGCGCTCGAAGAATTGCTCGAGACCCTGAATCGCAAGGCTGACCGCGACTACCGGATTGCCTCCGGCGGCGGCCGGATGCTCGTGACGATGGACCGCTACGAAGCGGATTGGAGCATCGTCGAACGCGGTTGGAAGACCCACGTGAAGGCCGACGCCAGGGCCTTCCCGGATGCCCGGACCGCCGTCCAGACCTTCCGCGACGAATCCCCGGGAATCATCGACCAGAACCTCCCCGCCTTCGTGATTGCGGATCACGGTGAGCCCCTGGGCCCCGTGCGCGACGGGGATGCCTTCGTGCTGTTCAACTTCCGAGGCGATCGTGCGATCGAGATCAGTCGCGCGTTCGACGATGCCTCTCTTTCTGCGTTCGACCGGGGCCTCCGCCCGGATGTCGCCTACGCCGGGATGATGGAATACGACGGCGATCTCCATGTGCCGGGCCAATACCTCGTCTCTCCCCCGACGATCGAGAGGACTCTCGGCGAGTACCTGGCCCGGAACGGCCACATGCAGATCGCGATCAGTGAGACCCAGAAATACGGCCACGTCACCTACTTCTGGAACGGCAACAGGAGTGGCCAGTTCGACGAGAGCCTCGAAACCTACGTCGAGATCCCGAGCGACACCCTGCCCTTCGAAGAACGCCCGTGGATGAAAGCCGCCGAGATCACCGACCGGCTGATTTCCGAGCTGCGCACGGGCCGCTACCGCCACGCACGCCTCAACTACGCGAACGGCGACATGGTCGGCCACACCGGTGCCTACGAAGCCTCCATCCAGGCCGTGGCCGCCGTGGACCTGCAGATCGGCCGCCTGATGCCGGTGATCGCCGAGCTCGAGGGCGCCCTCATCGTCACCGCCGATCACGGGAATGCGGATTTGATGTTCGAACTCGACAAGAAGACCGGCGAGATCAAGCGCGACGAAAACGGGCACCCCCAGGCCAAGACCAGCCACACCTTGAACCCCGTGCCCTGCTGGATCTACGCGCCCAACCACGAACTAGCGATGCGAAGCGTCCCAGGCGCGGGCCTCGCGAACCTGGCCGCCACCGTATTGCACCTGATGGGCTTCGACGCACCCGAGGACTATCACCGTTCTCTGTTGGAGTAG
- the cofE gene encoding coenzyme F420-0:L-glutamate ligase codes for MNDRRSLSFVALEGIPEVAPGADLAELHLAAAERTGLKLAGGVLVICQKIVSKAEGRLVSLPDVTPGDEALRIAEEHEKDPRHIEVILRETRRIVRRGRGILICETHHGFVCANAGVDLSNTPEDEMAILLPIDPDASARKLRSELLARGAGPLAVVITDTFGRPWREGLVDIAIGSAGIAPIEDLRGQGDRRGRELVVTTPASVDALAAGSGLLMGKAAGTPSVWVTGVPLVGDGSVAEDLVRDPSTDLFR; via the coding sequence GTGAACGACCGGCGCTCACTCTCGTTCGTCGCGCTCGAAGGCATTCCGGAAGTGGCTCCGGGGGCTGACCTGGCCGAACTGCATCTGGCAGCAGCCGAGAGAACCGGCTTGAAGCTGGCGGGAGGCGTCCTGGTGATCTGCCAGAAGATCGTCTCCAAGGCCGAGGGCCGCCTCGTAAGCCTTCCGGACGTAACGCCCGGCGACGAGGCCCTCCGGATCGCCGAAGAACACGAGAAGGATCCGCGCCACATCGAAGTCATCTTGCGCGAAACGCGGCGCATCGTGCGCCGTGGCCGCGGCATTCTCATCTGCGAGACCCACCACGGTTTCGTTTGTGCAAACGCCGGTGTCGACCTCTCGAACACGCCTGAAGACGAGATGGCCATCCTCCTGCCGATCGACCCGGACGCCTCAGCGCGCAAGCTTCGAAGCGAGCTTCTCGCTCGAGGGGCGGGCCCCCTGGCCGTCGTCATCACCGATACCTTCGGGCGCCCCTGGCGGGAGGGCCTGGTCGACATCGCAATCGGCAGCGCAGGAATCGCGCCGATCGAAGACCTGCGAGGCCAGGGAGACCGACGTGGCCGCGAACTCGTCGTCACGACACCCGCCAGCGTAGATGCCCTGGCTGCCGGCTCTGGATTGCTGATGGGCAAGGCCGCGGGAACACCCTCGGTCTGGGTAACAGGCGTTCCACTGGTCGGTGACGGCAGTGTCGCAGAAGATCTCGTCCGAGATCCATCGACCGATCTGTTTCGCTAG
- the cofC gene encoding 2-phospho-L-lactate guanylyltransferase yields MNAALVPIKGLDAGKSRLMGVLPRSAIEALSLAMLGDVLSALARVREIDRTVVVTPDADVGKAAEQAGAEAMVLATTGLNPSLDEATRLLADRGLERLLVLLGDVAGARASDLQELFGAQAELGQPAAVLAPSSDGGTAALLRAPYDSIPSCFGSQSAAAHEQAAVAAGVPFRRCSLPSLAIDLDHPDDLDALLASDAPARRTRALLGELGIGGLQ; encoded by the coding sequence ATGAACGCTGCGCTGGTTCCCATCAAGGGGCTCGATGCCGGGAAGTCCCGTCTGATGGGCGTGCTACCGCGGAGCGCCATCGAAGCCCTTTCGTTGGCCATGCTGGGCGACGTCCTGAGCGCTCTGGCCCGGGTACGCGAGATCGATCGCACCGTGGTCGTGACACCAGACGCCGACGTGGGGAAGGCCGCCGAGCAAGCCGGGGCCGAAGCAATGGTACTTGCCACGACCGGACTGAATCCCTCCCTCGACGAGGCGACCCGCCTTCTTGCAGATCGCGGCCTGGAGCGCTTGCTCGTGCTGCTCGGCGACGTGGCCGGCGCTCGGGCTTCGGACCTCCAGGAACTGTTCGGGGCCCAGGCAGAACTCGGCCAGCCTGCCGCCGTGCTGGCGCCCTCTTCCGACGGCGGCACGGCAGCGCTCCTGCGTGCCCCGTACGATTCGATCCCATCATGCTTCGGAAGCCAGAGTGCGGCCGCCCACGAACAGGCGGCTGTCGCAGCCGGCGTTCCCTTTCGCCGCTGCAGCCTGCCCTCACTCGCCATTGATCTGGACCATCCCGACGACCTGGATGCCCTGTTGGCCAGCGACGCTCCGGCCCGACGAACACGAGCGTTGCTAGGCGAGCTCGGCATCGGCGGACTGCAGTGA